Proteins from a single region of Candidatus Sulfotelmatobacter sp.:
- a CDS encoding YicC/YloC family endoribonuclease — translation MIRSMTGYGSADLERDGQRLNAEIRSVNHRYCEVSLRAPKMVALFEDQIRQLVQDRFSRGKLNLTITWSGAGDTGEVLKLNESVADRYVSLFKQLESRYEIHSGLDIRTLAQLPDVFSWEHTALTDEETWDLVKTLVEKACDNMAAMKEREGQALTRDFEHRLRLIRIELDRVVERAPLRPIEAKERLMSRLRPLLDDIEMDPARLAQEMALLADRLDCTEECVRLSAHLDQFRSLIEGHELAGRKLNFLLQEMNREANTIGSKSNDVEITRAVIVIKEEIERLREQVQNVE, via the coding sequence TTGATCCGCAGCATGACCGGCTATGGCTCGGCCGACCTGGAACGCGATGGCCAGCGCCTGAATGCCGAAATCCGGTCGGTCAACCATCGCTATTGTGAAGTGTCGCTGCGGGCTCCGAAGATGGTCGCGCTGTTCGAGGATCAGATCCGGCAACTGGTGCAGGACCGCTTTTCTCGCGGCAAGTTGAACCTCACCATCACCTGGTCGGGGGCGGGGGACACCGGCGAGGTGCTGAAGCTCAACGAATCGGTGGCCGACCGCTACGTCTCGCTGTTCAAGCAGCTCGAGAGCCGCTACGAGATCCATTCCGGGCTCGACATCCGCACGCTCGCGCAACTGCCCGACGTGTTCAGCTGGGAGCACACCGCGCTCACCGACGAAGAGACCTGGGATCTGGTGAAGACGCTGGTCGAGAAGGCCTGCGACAACATGGCGGCGATGAAGGAGCGCGAAGGGCAGGCGTTGACCCGCGATTTCGAACACCGGCTGCGCCTGATCCGCATCGAGCTGGATCGGGTGGTGGAGCGCGCCCCGCTCCGGCCGATCGAGGCCAAGGAGCGCCTGATGAGCCGGCTCCGGCCGCTGCTCGACGACATCGAGATGGATCCGGCGCGGCTCGCCCAGGAAATGGCGTTGCTCGCCGACCGGCTCGACTGCACCGAGGAATGCGTGCGACTCTCCGCCCACCTCGACCAGTTCCGCTCGCTGATCGAGGGCCACGAGCTGGCCGGCCGCAAACTCAACTTCCTGCTCCAGGAAATGAATCGCGAGGCCAACACCATCGGCTCGAAGTCGAACGACGTCGAGATCACCCGGGCCGTGATCGTCATCAAGGAAGAGATCGAGCGCCTGCGCGAGCAGGTGCAGAACGTGGAATGA
- a CDS encoding uracil-DNA glycosylase encodes MSEREPRAELADITRGLRRRLEREPGGMGGELLARGAVVARREPRRPTPAARIDASATAAPAAAKPAAARPAAAKPASAPLTNLFGEAEPEAPASYEPLDFSLPSHHAALHPIEAGARAEILAAALPILDQVAGEVRACKKCGLCDTRTHAVPGVGSASSGIVFVGEAPGADEDAQGEPFVGRAGQLLTRIIQAMDEAKLLPGVPLNRQTVYICNVLKCRPPENRNPLPHEIEQCSPYLHRQLEALKPRIICCLGKFAAELLVGVKGTIGGLRGKVYRFQGARLIVTYHPAACLRNPGYKRPVWEDMQLLAREYLAD; translated from the coding sequence ATGAGCGAGCGCGAGCCCCGGGCCGAACTGGCCGACATCACGCGCGGACTGCGACGCCGGCTCGAGCGCGAGCCGGGCGGCATGGGCGGCGAGCTGCTGGCGCGTGGCGCGGTGGTGGCGCGGCGCGAACCGAGGCGCCCGACGCCGGCCGCCCGTATCGACGCCTCGGCGACCGCCGCTCCGGCTGCAGCGAAACCGGCCGCTGCGAGGCCGGCCGCGGCGAAGCCGGCCTCCGCGCCGCTCACCAACCTGTTCGGCGAGGCCGAGCCCGAAGCGCCCGCGAGCTACGAGCCGCTCGACTTCTCGCTGCCCTCGCATCACGCGGCGCTTCATCCGATCGAGGCCGGGGCCCGCGCCGAGATCCTCGCGGCGGCGCTCCCGATCCTCGACCAGGTGGCGGGCGAGGTTCGCGCCTGCAAGAAATGCGGATTGTGCGACACTCGCACCCACGCCGTGCCTGGGGTGGGCTCGGCGAGCAGCGGCATCGTGTTCGTGGGCGAGGCGCCGGGCGCCGACGAAGACGCGCAGGGAGAGCCGTTCGTCGGCCGCGCCGGCCAGCTGCTCACCCGAATCATTCAGGCGATGGACGAGGCGAAACTCCTTCCCGGCGTGCCGCTCAATCGCCAGACCGTCTACATCTGTAATGTGCTGAAATGCCGTCCGCCCGAGAATCGCAACCCGCTGCCCCACGAGATCGAACAGTGCTCACCCTATCTGCACCGGCAGCTCGAAGCGCTGAAGCCGCGCATCATCTGCTGCCTCGGCAAGTTCGCGGCCGAGTTGCTGGTGGGCGTGAAGGGCACGATTGGCGGGCTCAGGGGCAAGGTCTATCGTTTTCAGGGAGCGCGGCTGATCGTGACGTACCACCCGGCCGCCTGTCTCAGGAATCCGGGCTACAAGCGCCCTGTCTGGGAAGACATGCAGCTGCTGGCGCGCGAATACCTGGCCGACTAG
- the gmk gene encoding guanylate kinase yields the protein MTVQARETDPADPMAKPDPGTAGIPFRFQAGGFLLVLSGPSGAGKGTLVERLVKARPECVFAISSTTRPRRSTESDGVQYEFVTRDEFEHRRRAGYFLESAEVHGHCYGTPARFVDDGIASGRIVVLDVDVQGGASVRRVRPDAVSIFIYPPSIDALRRRLLKRATDAAEVVERRLKDAPGELAEYRHYDYLVMNDDLEQAVARLVGIVDAERARVRRLRPLAEDGPNP from the coding sequence ATGACGGTGCAGGCGCGCGAAACCGACCCCGCCGATCCGATGGCGAAGCCCGACCCCGGGACCGCCGGGATCCCGTTCCGCTTCCAGGCCGGCGGCTTCCTGCTGGTGCTCTCGGGGCCTTCGGGCGCCGGCAAGGGAACGCTGGTCGAGCGCCTGGTCAAGGCGCGGCCGGAATGTGTGTTCGCGATCTCGTCCACCACGCGGCCCAGGCGCTCCACCGAGTCGGACGGCGTGCAGTACGAGTTCGTGACGCGCGACGAGTTCGAGCACCGTCGTCGCGCCGGCTATTTCCTCGAAAGCGCCGAAGTGCACGGGCATTGCTACGGCACCCCGGCACGATTTGTGGACGACGGGATCGCGAGCGGCCGCATCGTGGTGCTCGACGTGGACGTTCAGGGCGGCGCCAGCGTGCGGCGGGTGCGCCCGGACGCGGTCTCCATCTTCATCTATCCTCCCTCGATCGACGCGCTGCGCCGTCGCCTGCTCAAGCGGGCGACCGACGCGGCCGAGGTGGTGGAGCGCCGGCTCAAGGACGCCCCGGGCGAGCTGGCGGAATACCGCCACTACGACTATCTGGTGATGAACGATGATCTCGAGCAGGCGGTCGCACGCCTGGTCGGGATCGTGGATGCGGAACGTGCGCGAGTGCGCCGGCTCCGACCGTTGGCCGAGGACGGCCCCAATCCTTGA
- a CDS encoding DNA-directed RNA polymerase subunit omega translates to MTKLASLIPPLGKSKYETAIVAAREARRLNDWSRQSGQPVPGKVTSVALERAVRGEVAYGYEDSAQG, encoded by the coding sequence GTGACGAAACTGGCTTCTCTGATTCCCCCGCTCGGCAAGAGCAAGTACGAAACGGCGATCGTCGCGGCGCGCGAGGCGCGCCGGTTGAACGACTGGTCGCGGCAGTCGGGCCAGCCGGTGCCCGGCAAGGTGACCTCGGTTGCGCTCGAGCGCGCGGTCCGCGGCGAGGTCGCCTATGGATACGAGGACAGCGCCCAAGGATAG
- the coaBC gene encoding bifunctional phosphopantothenoylcysteine decarboxylase/phosphopantothenate--cysteine ligase CoaBC gives MDTRTAPKDRLRLRTPRTRRERATSETYPQDASQRGATEPRGDRRSRAQSVRGRVVVVGVSGGIAAYKACELVRMLKTRGASVIVVMTPAAAEFVTPLTFQVLSGNPVVHNLWGDQQPRFELPDQARRRAGGKVEHVDVAEMADALVIAPATADLIARLVHGEAPDALTAVTLATPAPVIVCPAMDLEMWRQSVTQENLAKLKARGVTLVGPESGPLASGLEGPGRLAAIEAIGEALEQVLERRQSLAGLRVLVTAGRTEEPLDPVRVLTNRSSGRMGVALAEAARDRGAEVTLVAGAMNVPAPAGVTVTPVSTATEMKEAVLKAAPRAQVLIAAAAVADYRPARAAREKIKRGSAPLTLTLEPNPDVIAAASAKRKAGQTFVGFALETSRGVANARAKLARKGLDLVVLNAPEQGLGGDTNVATLVEARAAKKLPRMSKRELAEAIFDRVLELRRGRRRGRR, from the coding sequence ATGGATACGAGGACAGCGCCCAAGGATAGGCTGCGCCTGAGAACGCCGAGGACGAGGCGCGAACGAGCGACGAGCGAGACGTATCCGCAGGACGCTTCGCAGCGAGGAGCGACTGAGCCACGCGGAGATCGGCGTTCTCGGGCGCAGTCGGTTCGCGGTCGCGTCGTAGTCGTCGGCGTATCCGGCGGCATCGCGGCCTACAAGGCCTGCGAGCTGGTTCGGATGCTCAAGACCCGCGGCGCGTCGGTGATCGTGGTGATGACACCGGCCGCCGCGGAATTCGTCACGCCCCTCACGTTCCAGGTGCTGTCGGGAAATCCGGTGGTGCACAACCTGTGGGGCGACCAGCAGCCGCGATTCGAGCTGCCCGACCAGGCGAGGCGTCGTGCCGGTGGGAAGGTGGAGCACGTGGACGTCGCCGAGATGGCCGACGCGCTGGTGATCGCGCCGGCCACCGCCGATCTGATCGCGCGGCTGGTGCACGGCGAGGCGCCCGACGCGCTCACCGCCGTGACGCTCGCGACGCCGGCCCCGGTGATCGTCTGCCCGGCGATGGATCTCGAGATGTGGCGGCAGAGCGTGACGCAGGAGAATCTCGCGAAGCTCAAGGCGCGCGGCGTCACCCTGGTTGGCCCCGAGAGCGGGCCGCTGGCCTCGGGGCTCGAAGGGCCCGGCCGGCTCGCCGCGATCGAGGCGATCGGCGAGGCGCTGGAGCAGGTGCTGGAGCGGCGCCAGTCGCTCGCCGGCCTGCGCGTGCTGGTGACCGCCGGACGCACCGAGGAGCCGCTCGATCCGGTGCGCGTGCTCACCAATCGCTCGAGCGGGCGCATGGGCGTGGCGCTCGCCGAGGCGGCGCGCGATCGCGGCGCCGAGGTGACACTGGTGGCGGGCGCGATGAACGTGCCGGCGCCGGCCGGCGTGACGGTGACCCCGGTGTCGACCGCGACCGAGATGAAGGAAGCGGTGTTGAAGGCGGCCCCGCGCGCTCAGGTGCTGATCGCGGCCGCGGCGGTGGCCGACTATCGCCCGGCGCGCGCGGCGCGCGAGAAGATCAAGCGCGGCAGTGCGCCGCTCACGCTCACTCTCGAGCCCAATCCCGACGTGATCGCGGCAGCTTCGGCGAAGCGTAAGGCGGGGCAGACCTTCGTCGGCTTCGCGCTCGAGACCTCGCGCGGCGTGGCCAACGCGCGCGCCAAACTGGCCCGGAAGGGGCTCGACCTGGTGGTGCTGAACGCGCCCGAGCAGGGACTCGGCGGCGACACCAACGTCGCCACGCTGGTCGAAGCGCGCGCGGCCAAGAAGCTGCCGCGCATGAGCAAGCGCGAGCTGGCCGAGGCGATCTTCGACCGCGTGCTCGAATTGCGGCGCGGCCGGCGAAGGGGGAGGCGATGA